A genome region from Cucumis sativus cultivar 9930 chromosome 4, Cucumber_9930_V3, whole genome shotgun sequence includes the following:
- the LOC101218717 gene encoding kinesin-like protein KIN-7F: protein MGAVGAEEIMEETSGREERILVSVRVRPLNEKEISRNDVSEWECINDNTVICRNALSVAERSYPSAYTFDRVFGCDCSTRKVYEEGAKEVALSVVSGVNSTIFAYGQTSSGKTYTMSGITEYTIEDIYDYIKKHTEREFFLKFSAIEIYNESVRDLLSVDSSPLRLLDDPERGTTVEKLTEETLRDWNHFRQLLSLCEAQRQIGETSLNEASSRSHQILRLTIESSAREFLGKDKSSSLTATVNFVDLAGSERASQSLSAGARLKEGCHINRSLLTLGTVIRKLSKGRNGHIPFRDSKLTRILQSSLGGNARTAIICTMSPAQIHVEQSRNTLFFASCAKEVVTNAQVNVVVSDKALVKQLQRELARLESELKSTVQTSGTPDFALIREKDLQIEKLKKDLRELTLERDYAQSQVKDLLKMVEDDKPLISSATDLDDQYSRLRVRSSWDFENRPSQTTVMTESRIIGDDSGSFDASQYLGGHNISFDDNFMHLVEVEKDFLQGQSPQRVSSVVSSLVDTQQNLVEVEELSYENSEDICKEVRCIEMEESSMNRYLVSTMSDSSPESYVNSGPERYVNSTTPLPVANTTTSKVVDNGQSKECKLESSPAEEDSKSNNFSPFYVILSPEKPSPWNMDKDICNTGRLNLTRSRSCKATIMRTLSSENIKEFLSTPPIWLGKDFVGRPESFQLNLHTLKYDVESERSSLTRSQTSQKSASKDAHIEQNFDVFEDDKSDVTTSATELEHDRLSNFERENQLLDATKQISNLNSENHLLDAAVLEAKSNSIESGKNVEDVGVDPIHNNNMISPSKWPSEFRRLQKDIIELWHICNVSLVHRTYFFLLFQGGDPADSIYMEVELRRLSFLRDTFCRGNPTVRNGETLTQALSLKSLHRERQMLCKQMEKKLSKKQRESLFVEWGIGLNSNNRRLQLAHLVWNDAKDMDHIRKSAAIVAKLVNYVEPDQASKEMFGLNFTPRHDAPGIASLETKHEGCLVM, encoded by the exons ATGGGAGCTGTCGGTGCGGAAGAAATAATGGAAGAGACATCTGGGCGTGAAGAGAGAATTTTGGTATCAGTTCGTGTGCGCCCTTTGAACGAGAAGGAGATTTCAAGGAATGACGTTTCGGAATGGGAATGCATCAACGACAACACTGTTATATGCAGGAATGCGCTTTCGGTGGCTGAACGCTCGTATCCGTCTGCATATACATTTG ACAGGGTATTCGGTTGCGATTGCTCGACAAGGAAGGTCTATGAGGAAGGCGCCAAGGAAGTTGCCCTGTCTGTTGTCAGTGGAGTTAACT CAACTATTTTTGCCTATGGGCAAACAAGCAGCGGGAAAACGTACACCATGAGTGGAATTACGGAGTACACTATCGAAGATATATATGACTACATAAAGAAG CATACGGAGAGGGAGTTTTTTTTGAAGTTCTCTGCCATAGAGATATATAATGAATCTGTGAGGGACCTCCTTAGCGTAGACAGTTCTCCTCTTAGACTCCTGGATGATCCAGAG AGGGGAACCACAGTTGAGAAACTAACGGAAGAAACTCTGAGGGACTGGAATCATTTTAGACAGCTTTTATCTCTTTGCGAAG CTCAAAGGCAGATAGGGGAGACGTCTTTGAATGAAGCAAGCTCCAGATCTCATCAGATTCTTAGATTG ACAATTGAGAGCTCGGCTCGTGAATTTTTAGGCAAGGACAAATCGAGTTCTCTCACTGCTACTGTG AATTTTGTCGATCTGGCGGGAAGTGAGCGCGCATCGCAGTCGTTATCAGCTGGTGCACGTCTGAAAGAAGGTTGTCACATAAATCGTAGTTTGCTTACTCTTGGGACTGTTATTCGTAAGCTCAG CAAGGGAAGAAATGGACACATTCCTTTCAGGGATTCGAAGTTGACTCGTATATTGCAATCTTCCTTGGGAGGCAATGCCAGAACTGCCATCATCTGTACCATGAGCCCTGCTCAAATCCATGTTGAGCAATCAAGAAACACACTGTTTTTTGCAAGTTGTGCTAAAGAAGTTGTTACTAATGCTCAGGTAAATGTAGTCGTGTCTGATAAGGCACTGGTAAAACAATTGCAAAGAGAATTGGCGAGATTGGAAAGTGAGTTAAAAAGCACTGTGCAAACTTCTGGAACACCTGATTTCGcattaattagagaaaaagatCTTCAGATTgaaaag CTTAAAAAGGACTTAAGAGAGCTTACCTTGGAACGGGACTATGCACAATCTCAGGTTAAGGATCTGCTTAAAATGGTTGAAGATGATAAACCTCTAATATCATCGGCG ACAGATTTGGATGATCAGTATTCAAGATTACGGGTGCGGTCATCATGGGATTTTGAGAATCGCCCATCTCAGACAACCGTAATGACAGAATCTCGAATCATCGGTGATGATTCTGGATCTTTTGACGCTTCTCAGTATTTAGGTGGACATAACATTAGTTTCGATGATAATTTTATGCATCTCGTCGAAGTTGAAAAGGATTTCCTGCAAGGCCAATCCCCTCAACGAGTATCATCGGTGGTTTCCTCTTTGGTTGATACTCAACAAAATCTTGTCGAAGTTGAAGAACTGTCTTATGAGAACTCTGAGGACATCTGTAAGGAAGTTAGATGTATTGAGATGGAAGAATCAAGTATGAATAGATACTTAGTTTCTACCATGTCAGATTCCAGCCCAGAAAGTTATGTTAATTCTGGCCCAGAAAGATACGTTAATTCTACCACTCCGTTACCTGTAGCAAACACAACCACCTCGAAAGTAGTTGATAATGGACAAAGTAAAGAATGTAAATTAGAATCATCCCCTGCAGAAGAAGATAGTAAGTCTAACAACTTCAGTCCTTTCTATGTAATCCTATCCCCGGAGAAACCTTCTCCATGGAATATGGACAAAGATATCTGTAACACTGGACGATTAAACCTAACTAGGAGTAGAAGTTGTAAAGCTACTATTATGAGAACCTTATCTTCGGAGAATATCAAGGAATTCCTGAGCACACCACCAATTTGGCTTGGAAAAGACTTCGTAGGGAGACCTGAGAGCTTCCAATTAAATCTTCATACATTGAAATATGATGTTGAGTCTGAGAGGTCGTCACTAACTCGTTCTCAAACTTCCCAGAAGAGTGCTTCCAAAGATGCGCATATTGAACAGAATTTTGATGTGTTCGAAGATGACAAAAGTGATGTGACAACTTCAGCAACAGAACTAGAACATGACCGGCTATCcaattttgagagagaaaatcaACTTCTTGATGCAACAAAGCAGATATCCAATCTTAACAGTGAAAATCATCTTCTTGATGCAGCC GTGCTTGAGGCTAAGTCAAATTCCATTGAATCTGGGAAGAATGTGGAAGATGTTGGCGTGGATCCAATCCATAATAACAACATGATAAGTCCTTCAAAATGGCCTTCGGAGTTTAGAAGACTTCAAAAAGACATCATTGAACTGTGGCATATTTGTAACGTCTCATTGGTGCATAGGACCTACTTTTTCCTTCTATTTCAAGGTGGCGATCCAGCTGATTCCATTTACATGGAGGTTGAGTTGAGAAGACTATCCTTTCTTAGAGACACATTTTGTCGAGGAAATCCTACTGTCAGAAACGGTGAAACACTGACACAAGCATTGAG TTTGAAATCGCTTCACCGGGAGAGACAAATGTTGTGCAAACAAATGGAGAAGAAACTgtcaaagaaacaaagagagaGCCTATTTGTAGAATGGGGCATTGGATTGAATTCTAACAATAGAAGATTGCAATTGGCTCATCTTGTGTGGAACGATGCAAAAGATATGGATCACATAAGAAAGAGCGCAGCCATTGTTGCAAAACTTGTTAACTACGTAGAACCAGATCAAGCCTCCAAAGAGATGTTTGGTCTTAATTTCACACCACGCCACGATGCTCCAGGAATCGCCTCCTTGGAGACAAAACATGAAGGTTGTCTCGTAATGTAA
- the LOC101209140 gene encoding uncharacterized protein LOC101209140: MAMQQQHLDKMQLRQNYRNLWHTDLMRTIQADTSYCCFALWCGPCVSYLLRKRALYNDMSRYVCCAGYMPCSGRCGESKCPEFCLCTEVFLCFGNSVASTRFLLQDEFNIQTTQCDNCIIGFMFCLQQIACIFSIVALIVGSEEIQEASQLLSCLADMVYCSVCACMQTQHKIEMDKRDGVFGTQAMAVPPAQYMSRIDQPIPPSVGYPPQPAYGQPYAPQSQGYPAPGYPQPGYPQPGYPPTGYR, from the exons ATGGCTATGCAGCAGCAACACCTTGATAAGATGCAACTCCGCCAGAACTACCGTAATCTCTGGCACACTGATCTAATGCGTACCATTCAGGCTGACACTTCAT ATTGCTGCTTTGCGTTGTGGTG TGGGCCTTGTGTATCATATTTGCTTCGTAAAAGAGCTTTATACAATGACATGTCAag ATATGTGTGCTGTGCAGGCTATATGCCATGTAGTGGCAGGTGTGGAGAAAGTAAATGCCCTGAATTTTGTCTGTGCACAGAG GTTTTCCTCTGCTTTGGGAATTCAGTGGCCTCAACTCGATTTCTGTTGCAAGATGAATTCAACATACAGACAACACAATGCGATAATTGCATTATC GGTTTTATGTTCTGTCTACAACAAATAGCTTGCATATTTTCCATCGTTGCTTTGATAGTAGGAAGTGAAGAAATTCAAGAGGCTTCACAGCTGCTCTCTTGCTTGGCTGATATGGTTTATTGCTC GGTTTGCGCATGTATGCAG ACTcaacataaaattgagatgGATAAGAGAGATGGGGTGTTCGGAACACAAGCAATGGCAGTGCCTCCTGCTCAATATATGTCACGGATCGATCAGCCAATTCCTCCCTCGGTTGGATATCCACCACAACCTGCATACGGACAGCCCTATGCACCTCAGTCTCAAGGCTATCCAGCTCCGGGTTATCCACAACCAGGTTATCCACAACCAGGTTATCCCCCTACTGGATATAGGTAA
- the LOC101218947 gene encoding uncharacterized protein LOC101218947, whose translation MGNCLFAGGAGEIQGKIKVITSNGGIMELGSPITVGCIADEFPGYGIFKSHDLFWNPLPHNEELLPGKSYYLLPRNRGRNRGGEDGVEMGIIRAREGHVRSNSVPEAAAAMAAMAPYRMSFDYQGVLRRSQTEVFSRYSEKNGGVWKVKLVISPKRLVEILEEEGHTQELIESVRTVAKCGSTSTSSSFSSSMAFSDQWSLSTATANATPSVSSKSGGLLEI comes from the coding sequence ATGGGTAACTGCTTATTCGCCGGAGGGGCAGGGGAGATTCAGGGGAAAATCAAAGTAATTACATCTAATGGTGGGATTATGGAGTTGGGTTCTCCGATTACTGTTGGTTGTATCGCCGATGAGTTTCCCGGTTACGGAATATTCAAGAGTCATGATCTTTTTTGGAACCCACTTCCTCACAATGAGGAGCTGCTTCCCGGAAAATCATACTACTTGCTTCCGAGAAACAGGGGAAGAAATAGAGGAGGAGAAGATGGGGTGGAGATGGGGATTATAAGGGCGCGTGAAGGGCACGTACGGTCGAATAGTGTGCCGGAAGCGGCGGCGGCGATGGCGGCGATGGCGCCGTATAGAATGTCGTTTGATTATCAGGGGGTTTTGAGGAGGTCACAAACGGAGGTGTTTTCACGGTATAGTGAGAAGAATGGTGGGGTTTGGAAAGTGAAATTGGTGATTAGTCCAAAGAGACTGGTGGAgattttggaagaagaaggacATACTCAAGAATTGATTGAAAGTGTCAGAACTGTGGCGAAATGTGGAAGCACAAGCACGAGCAGTAGCTTCTCGTCGTCAATGGCGTTTTCCGATCAATGGAGTTTGTCGACGGCCACTGCCAATGCTACTCCAAGTGTTTCTTCCAAAAGTGGTGGCTTGTTGGAGATTTAa
- the LOC101209389 gene encoding uncharacterized protein LOC101209389, with amino-acid sequence MALLSILAEILGRPRIVDVFGELMILIAPLWIAVIVGVLVGWTWKPKWANLGREMMDSSVSDDSKSSSTSFSLLGSFPSFNSLNFQMPSCILSSFDGKDEKETSSMPSSSDSDSSSTELEGENLRVVNEDDLEYLCKLVEEKDGGPAWIKMMDRSTSNMSYQAWRRDPETGPPQYRSRTVYENATPEIVRDFFWDDDFRSKWDDMLISATTLAECPTTGTMVVHWVRKFPFFCSDREYIIGRRIWEAGRSYYCVTKSVPCSSVPRRNKPRRVDLYYSSWCIRAVESKKGDGQLTACEVILFHYEDMGIPWEIAKLGVRQGMWGTVKKIDPGLRAYQKERASSSDIPHCAFMAQINTKVNVDYLRSLENSSHNDSLEDQSSSKSSEKPVGKNIPKLLVVGGAIALACTIDRGLLTKAVIFGIGRQFAKIGRRL; translated from the exons ATGGCCTTGCTTTCCATTTTGGCGGAGATTTTGGGGAGACCCAGAATTGTTGATGTGTTTGGCGAGCTTATGATCTTAATTGCTCCTCTTTGGATTGCGGTTATTGTTGGAGTTTTGGTGGGGTGGACTTGGAAACCGAAATGGGCTAATTTGGGAAGAGAAATGATGGATTCTTCAGTTTCGGATGATTCTAAGTCGTCGTCGACTTCTTTTTCGTTGTTGGGTTCATTTCCGAGCTTCAATTCCTTGAACTTTCAGATGCCCAGCTGTATACTTAGCTCCTTTGATGGAAAAGATGAGAAGGAAACTTCTTCCATGCCGTCAAGTTCTGATTCTGACTCCAG TTCGACAGAACTTGAAGGAGAAAATTTGAGAGTTGTGAATGAAGATGATTTGGAGTATTTATGTAAACtagttgaagaaaaagatggaggACCTGCGTGGATTAAAATGATGGATCGTTCTACTTCAAATATGAGTTATCAGGCATGGAGAAGAGATCCTGAG ACTGGACCTCCACAATATAGAAGTAGAACAGTATATGAAAATGCAACACCGGAGATTGTCAGGGATTTCTTTTGGGATGATGATTTTCGGTCAAAATGGGACGACATGCTTATATCTGCTACAACTTTGGCAGAGTGCCCAACAACAGGAACTATGGTAGTTCATTGGGTGCGCAAG TTTCCTTTCTTCTGTAGTGACAGAGAGTATATAATTGGGCGACGAATTTGGGAAGCAGGACGGTCTTATTACTGTGTCACTAAG AGTGTACCTTGTTCCTCGGTACCAAGACGCAACAAACCAAGACGGGTTGATTTGTACTATTCGAGCTGGTGCATTCGTGCAG TTGAATCAAAAAAGGGGGATGGACAGCTAACAGCATGCGAGGTTATACTGTTTCACTATGAAGATATGGGCATTCCATGGGAAATCGCTAAACTCGGAGTACGGCAGGGAATGTGGGGAACTGTCAAAAAGATTGATCCCGGGCTACGAGCATACCAAAAAGAGAGAGCATCGAGTTCTGACATACCACATTGCGCCTTCATGGCTCAGATCAACACTAAGGTTAATGTAGACTACTTGAGATCTCTAGAAAACAGCTCTCATAATGATTCATTGGAGGATCAAAGTAGTTCAAAGTCATCTGAAAAACCAGTTGGGAAGAACATTCCCAAACTGCTTGTGGTTGGTGGAGCGATTGCTCTAGCTTGCACTATTGACCGTGGACTATTAACGAAGGCAGTCATATTTGGGATTGGGAGACAGTTCGCCAAGATTGGGAGGAGATTGTGA
- the LOC101209634 gene encoding uncharacterized protein LOC101209634, whose protein sequence is MVEPEFCASNIQSPFREESGDEELSVLPRHTKVIVTGNNRTKSVLLGLQGVVKKAVGLGGWHWLVLKNGVEVKLQRNALSVLEHPTGNENDEHDLDNSSCSSDIGEKDNDFSSSVVFHKLSKPKVRQIKPWAPSSSAKSTSRGSYGEIQSIHMPKSGTRVRLGKLGTESLWRYIKHFNLVNSISNTSRDQILQVVQRHFALQTSLNEASVMTEFIRAVKKRRE, encoded by the exons atggtggAGCCAGAGTTTTGTGCTTCCAATATACAATCTCCTTTCCGTGAGGAGAGTGGGGATGAAGAGCTTTCAGTTCTTCCCAGGCACACTAAGGTTATTGTCACTGGAAATAATAGAACAAAGTCTGTTTTATTGGGATTGCAAGGGGTGGTTAAGAAAGCTGTTGGCCTTGGAGGCTGGCATTGGCTg gttttgaaaaatgggGTTGAAGTGAAGCTACAAAGGAATGCATTGAGTGTGCTGGAACATCCCAcaggaaatgaaaatgatgaacatGATTTGGACAACTCAAGTTGTAGCTCTGACATCGGAGAGAAGGACAATGATTTCT CTAGCAGCGTTGTTTTCCACAAACTCAGCAAACCAAAAGTGAGGCAGATTAAGCCATGGGCTCCATCTTCATCAGCAAAGTCAACTAGTCGGGGCAGCTATGGAGAAATTCAATCTATTCACATGCCAAAGTCAGGGACG CGGGTCAGACTGGGGAAACTAGGAACAGAGTCTTTGTGGAGATATATCAAGCACTTCAATCTA GTGAATAGCATTTCAAATACTTCAAGGGACCAAATCCTTCAAGTTGTACAACGACATTTTGCATTACAg ACGAGTTTGAACGAGGCATCAGTGATGACTGAATTCATTCGAGCCGTTAAGAAACGAAGAGAGTGA
- the LOC101219426 gene encoding AT-rich interactive domain-containing protein 2, protein MGRWPISSNDSILDCNKDVDPNPSYGYCIAPDCLVEGSCANVDHDDCKATIRCYFEKVLWVFLKETCRRGFIRPVPALLGEGESLDLFELFMVVRDKGGYQVVSEKELWSSVVVELGLDLGLSASVKLIYFKYLSDLEKWLMVRRGGTKLENGNSDCYYYRKNFPCLAELEAKIKDILYGVLRQKSIYDERSGFKSNKPNGNVNVAETAAEKEIKSPKIEKKEHDLHEDVTPIQQNCTETPRDNGKTNQIHVIGDCRSSDAVNVETETDSHGSSRESLFRMLKWVRKTAKHPANPSNGTVPGSSKWKAYASEDALWLQVIKAKDALLNRKDVDKTAEKRLLIQKKVRMHPCIYEDNIDDNHHLSTERICCSRRSNALSKSESVACNNSCPPVQSNQIGSLTTEIGKGLKNQALLNGDLASEMEDNQANEDSVEKPVPVGASFQAVLPEWTGNISDSDSKWLGTRSWPSQHENNKSVSDRNPISRGRLDPCSCQFPGSVECYRFHIAEARMRLKLELGLTFYDWRFHQMGEEISLQWTAEEENRFKELAISSFNNQNQCFWNHSLKWFPMKSRKNLISYYFNVFLLRQRSYQNRVTPNDIDSDGEDVEFGCISGDFGAKAMEVLGSKFVECSENKQFIGI, encoded by the exons ATGGGGAGATGGCCTATTTCATCCAATGATTCCATTCTAGATTGCAACAAAGATGTTGATCCTAATCCCAGTTATGGCTATTGCATTGCCCCGGATTGTTTGGTAGAAGGAAGTTGTGCTAATGTTGATCATGATGATTGCAAAGCCACGATTAGAtgctattttgaaaaagttctTTGGGTTTTTCTAAAGGAAACGTGTCGTAGAGGATTTATTAGACCAGTGCCGGCGTTACTAGGTGAAGGGGAATCTTTGGATTTGTTTGAACTGTTCATGGTTGTTAGAGATAAAGGAGGTTATCAAGTGGTTTCAGAAAAGGAACTATGGTCTTCAGTTGTTGTGGAATTAGGTTTGGATCTTGGGCTTTCGGCTTCAgtgaaattgatttatttcaaGTACTTAAGTGACCTTGAGAAATGGCTTATGGTGAGACGTGGAGGcacaaaattggaaaatggGAACTCCGATTGTTATTACTACAGGAAAAACTTTCCATGTTTGGCAGAACTGGAGGCAAAGATTAAGGATATATTATATGGTGTGCTGAGACAAAAGAGCATATATGATGAACGATCTGGATTCAAATCCAACAAACCAAATGGGAACGTTAATGTTGCTGAAACTGCAGCAGAGAAGGAAATAAAATCCCctaaaatagagaagaaagaacaTGATCTTCACGAGGATGTCACACCAATTCAACAAAATTGTACTGAGACACCTCGGGACAATGGCAAAACCAATCAAATCCATGTTATTGGAGATTGTAGAAGTTCGGATGCTGTTAATGTTGAAACTGAAACAGACTCTCATGGGAGCTCTCGAGAATCTTTATTTCGAATGCTGAAGTGGGTGAGAAAGACTGCAAAGCATCCTGCAAATCCATCAAATGGTACAGTACCGGGGTCATCCAAGTGGAAAGCGTATGCTAGCGAGGATGCATTATGGCTTCAAGTTATCAAGGCAAAGGATGCTCTTTTAAATAGGAAGGATGTTGACAAAACCGCTGAGAAACGTCTGTTAATACAG AAGAAAGTAAGGATGCATCCATGCATTTATGAGGATAATATTGATGATAACCATCACCTCTCTACAGAAAGGATCTGTTGCAGCAGAAGATCTAATGCTTTGTCCAAATCTGAATCGGTCGCATGTAATAATTCATGTCCACCCGTCCAAAGTAATCAGATTGGCAGTCTAACAACAGAAATTGGGAAGGGACTCAAGAATCAAGCACTCTTGAATGGTGATTTAGCATCTGAAATGGAAGACAATCAGGCAAATGAAGATTCTGTCGAGAAGCCTGTTCCTGTAGGTGCTTCATTTCAAGCAGTATTACCTGAATGGACTGGTAATATTTCCGATAGCGACTCTAAATGGTTAGGGACACGGTCGTGGCCTTCTCAACACGAAAATAACAAGTCTGTAAGCGATAGAAATCCCATCAGCAGAGGGAGACTGGATCCTTGTAGTTGCCAATTTCCAGGTTCGGTTGAATGTTATAGATTTCATATTGCAGAAGCAAGGATGAGATTAAAGCTCGAACTTGGTTTGACATTCTATGATTGGAGATTTCATCAAATGGGGGAGGAAATATCTCTGCAGTGGACTGCTGAAGAGGAAAATAGATTTAAAGAGTTGGCAATATCCAgttttaataatcaaaatcaGTGCTTTTGGAACCATTCCTTGAAGTGGTTCCCAATGAAATCAAGGAAAAACTTGATAAGCTACTACTTCAACGTGTTTCTTTTACGGCAGAGAAGCTATCAGAATCGTGTTACTCCAAATGACATTGATAGCGATGGTGAAGATGTAGAGTTTGGTTGCATCAGTGGTGATTTTGGGGCTAAGGCAATGGAAGTTTTAGGCTCAAAATTTGTAGAATGTTCTGAAAATAAACAGTTCATAGGTATTTGA